The Neobacillus sp. OS1-2 genome includes a window with the following:
- a CDS encoding helix-turn-helix transcriptional regulator, translated as MKREWLMKLRKMKKMTQKEISTIAFIDRSYYTLIENGKRTPSIAIAKTIATALDFDPLLFFHETAEVDFNNSQQLITGPDTLKIAEVFKSEKNCQILYVSTNFDDYLKHVITFILVAYEKGKHYMIFDTQDNICRIKEKLELILPEDDLLDHIYFINHECDLDEIDTRISSIVSGLNKDASLFIGCRMVQSTIVMDQTKLKESISLLSNRNILFTCVYDANLLKAGSLLQLMKSYPYLMTDSEIVLSPLFNKAGSADLLPTLFIHKESDADE; from the coding sequence ATGAAGAGAGAATGGTTGATGAAACTTAGAAAAATGAAAAAAATGACCCAAAAGGAGATTTCAACAATTGCCTTTATCGATAGGTCATACTATACACTTATTGAAAATGGGAAGAGAACGCCAAGTATTGCCATTGCAAAAACGATTGCAACGGCATTAGATTTTGATCCTTTGTTATTTTTTCATGAAACGGCAGAAGTGGACTTCAATAACTCACAACAGCTAATCACTGGACCAGATACACTAAAAATAGCAGAGGTTTTTAAAAGTGAAAAAAATTGTCAAATTCTCTATGTATCCACAAATTTTGATGATTATCTTAAACATGTGATAACGTTCATTTTAGTCGCATATGAGAAAGGGAAGCATTATATGATCTTTGATACTCAGGATAATATATGCCGCATAAAAGAAAAGCTGGAATTGATCTTACCTGAAGATGATTTACTAGATCATATTTATTTTATAAACCATGAATGCGACCTAGATGAAATAGACACACGAATTTCTTCCATTGTGTCTGGTCTTAATAAGGATGCCTCCTTATTTATAGGGTGTCGTATGGTTCAGAGTACGATTGTTATGGATCAGACTAAATTAAAGGAGTCCATTAGTTTATTAAGTAACAGAAACATTCTATTTACTTGTGTATATGATGCAAATTTACTAAAAGCGGGTTCGCTCCTACAATTAATGAAGTCCTATCCCTATCTAATGACAGATAGTGAAATAGTTCTTTCTCCTTTATTTAACAAAGCTGGCAGCGCAGATCTACTTCCCACGTTGTTTATCCACAAAGAATCTGATGCTGATGAGTGA
- a CDS encoding GNAT family N-acetyltransferase has protein sequence MNYRKATIDDIKALIDLRKRQLMDEGINPTTDIDLELTVFFKNKLSDSSLIQWLVEENEEIIACGAIIVYEFPPSYTNKSGKKAYVTNMYTNEKYRGQGIATKLLTMLVEEAKNLDIRKIWLGASKLGRPVYKMFGFKESDEWLELNLSI, from the coding sequence TTGAACTACCGTAAAGCAACTATCGATGACATAAAGGCCTTAATAGATTTGAGAAAAAGGCAATTAATGGATGAGGGAATTAATCCTACTACAGACATTGATCTGGAACTTACTGTTTTCTTTAAAAATAAACTTAGTGATTCTTCTTTAATTCAGTGGTTAGTGGAGGAGAATGAAGAAATTATTGCGTGTGGTGCAATAATTGTTTATGAATTCCCTCCATCGTATACCAATAAGAGTGGAAAAAAGGCTTATGTCACCAATATGTATACGAATGAGAAATACCGTGGACAAGGAATCGCAACTAAGCTGTTGACTATGCTGGTGGAGGAAGCTAAAAACTTAGACATAAGAAAAATATGGCTTGGAGCTTCCAAACTAGGTAGGCCAGTATATAAGATGTTTGGTTTTAAAGAATCGGATGAATGGTTAGAATTAAATTTAAGTATCTAG
- a CDS encoding metallophosphoesterase has product MKLAILSDIHEGLNRKNTKADIMGILKKWITAHLPDVFITNGDIAVGPEKSLALLNQLQNEFPQTKVLFVHGNHDIYHENSNFAYETLLTFPGNLGNGPVELGENWVLIGDGGWYDYTFGLEEYTKEQFSLGQYNDFTWPDKNYAHWPGPDQKETERYLTQLEQWLRNYHDKNIIMVTHVVPFSHFVLCKGDPSWDFFNAMMGSSHFGELAIKYGVKKYIFGHVHSRFHEQYKGIEMICNPLGYYPHEWDCKSAEEEIPLRIKVIEIE; this is encoded by the coding sequence ATGAAACTGGCGATTTTATCGGATATTCATGAAGGATTAAATCGAAAAAATACGAAAGCCGATATCATGGGGATTTTAAAAAAATGGATAACAGCCCATTTACCTGATGTGTTTATTACGAATGGCGACATAGCTGTAGGACCTGAAAAAAGCCTTGCCCTTTTGAATCAGCTACAAAATGAATTTCCGCAAACCAAGGTTTTATTTGTTCATGGAAACCACGATATTTATCACGAGAATTCAAACTTCGCCTATGAAACGTTACTTACATTTCCGGGCAACCTTGGAAATGGTCCGGTGGAATTAGGTGAAAATTGGGTGCTTATAGGTGATGGCGGCTGGTATGATTACACCTTCGGACTCGAAGAATACACGAAAGAACAATTTTCGCTTGGTCAATACAATGACTTCACATGGCCAGACAAGAATTATGCCCACTGGCCAGGGCCTGATCAGAAGGAAACCGAGCGATATCTCACACAACTGGAGCAGTGGTTAAGGAACTATCATGATAAAAACATCATCATGGTAACCCATGTTGTTCCCTTCTCCCATTTTGTATTGTGTAAGGGGGATCCAAGTTGGGATTTTTTTAATGCGATGATGGGGAGTTCGCATTTCGGGGAACTAGCCATAAAATATGGTGTAAAAAAATATATTTTTGGACATGTTCATTCACGATTCCATGAGCAATATAAAGGGATTGAAATGATATGCAATCCGTTAGGCTACTATCCACATGAATGGGATTGCAAATCTGCGGAGGAAGAGATCCCTTTAAGAATCAAAGTAATAGAGATTGAATAA
- a CDS encoding methionine ABC transporter permease, translating to MPEILIQYEAEIWNAIGETFIMVGVSILAAVLIGLPVGTLLYLCRKGQLLENQFIFSIVNLLVNIIRSFPFLLLVVFLIPFTRLLIGTAIGTAAATIPLSIIAVAHYSRLVEQSLLDVPKGVMEAAISMGASTKEVIFKFLLVEARSGLVLGLTTSIISFISYSTIMGVVGGGGIGDFAIRYGYQQFQTELMIYMIIIMIIFVQFIQYTGTTVSRIIDKR from the coding sequence ATGCCTGAGATTTTAATTCAATATGAAGCAGAAATATGGAATGCAATCGGAGAAACCTTTATAATGGTTGGGGTTTCAATACTAGCTGCTGTATTGATTGGACTTCCGGTAGGAACTTTACTGTATCTTTGTAGGAAGGGCCAGTTGCTTGAAAACCAGTTCATCTTCTCGATCGTAAATTTACTGGTCAATATCATTCGTTCCTTTCCATTTTTGCTTTTAGTAGTATTTCTAATACCATTCACTAGATTGCTCATTGGGACGGCCATTGGAACAGCTGCAGCAACTATTCCCTTATCCATCATTGCCGTTGCCCATTATTCACGGCTAGTCGAACAATCGTTATTGGATGTACCTAAGGGTGTCATGGAAGCCGCGATTTCCATGGGTGCATCTACGAAAGAGGTAATCTTTAAGTTTCTACTCGTCGAGGCACGCTCTGGACTAGTACTCGGGTTAACCACGTCCATTATTAGTTTTATCTCATATTCGACGATCATGGGGGTGGTCGGAGGAGGTGGAATAGGAGACTTTGCGATTCGGTATGGTTATCAGCAGTTTCAAACAGAATTAATGATATATATGATTATTATCATGATTATATTCGTGCAGTTCATTCAATATACAGGTACAACAGTTTCGAGAATCATAGATAAAAGATAA
- a CDS encoding DUF3231 family protein: protein METNNPIRLTAPEMASLWTQYIFDTMSICFFRYALEHIVDPDVKSIYQTSLGISQKHVQKITEFMLNENYPIPHGFTEKDDVNIQAPRLFQDPFYLNYIYIMTLQGMTGYSLSVGTSVRSDLRKYYITCMSETMELFDQSIDLMLSKGLFVRPPVISPPESIDFVKHQSFLTGWLGDRRPLNAIEIGDITFNMLKMHLHAALKVGFIQVAQSKEIRQYFMRGLDIANKHIKIFELVFKEDKLNSPVSWQSMITSSTSITFSDKYMMYQILLSTQLSLSFYGSALSVNSRRDLGAHYIRLILELLQFAEDGANLMIKNGWLEQPPTASDRDSLTNRKEN from the coding sequence TTGGAGACAAATAACCCCATTCGATTAACTGCTCCAGAAATGGCAAGCCTTTGGACTCAATACATTTTTGATACCATGTCCATTTGTTTTTTTCGTTATGCACTGGAGCATATCGTAGATCCTGATGTCAAATCGATTTACCAAACATCCTTGGGAATATCCCAAAAGCATGTTCAAAAAATTACAGAATTCATGTTAAATGAAAATTATCCTATTCCACATGGGTTTACAGAAAAAGATGATGTAAACATTCAGGCACCTCGCCTTTTTCAAGACCCGTTCTACCTAAATTATATTTATATCATGACTTTGCAAGGCATGACTGGATATTCTTTGTCTGTTGGTACTTCGGTTCGTTCTGACTTACGGAAGTATTACATAACCTGTATGTCCGAAACGATGGAGCTTTTTGATCAATCCATTGATTTAATGCTTTCGAAAGGACTTTTTGTACGACCTCCTGTTATTTCACCACCCGAATCAATCGATTTTGTAAAGCACCAAAGTTTTTTAACGGGATGGTTGGGAGATCGTCGTCCTCTGAATGCTATCGAAATAGGAGATATTACTTTCAACATGCTTAAAATGCATTTACATGCTGCTTTAAAAGTGGGATTCATCCAAGTAGCCCAATCCAAAGAGATTCGTCAATATTTCATGAGGGGTCTTGACATTGCCAATAAACACATAAAAATATTTGAATTGGTATTTAAGGAAGATAAATTGAATTCGCCTGTTTCTTGGCAATCGATGATCACGAGCTCTACTTCTATTACCTTTTCAGATAAATATATGATGTACCAAATTCTATTGTCTACACAATTATCCCTTTCATTTTATGGTTCCGCTTTGAGTGTCAATTCAAGAAGAGATTTAGGTGCTCATTATATACGACTAATTTTAGAACTTTTACAATTTGCAGAAGACGGAGCAAACCTAATGATAAAAAATGGATGGTTAGAGCAGCCTCCAACAGCAAGTGACCGTGACTCGCTCACCAACAGGAAGGAGAATTAA
- a CDS encoding ATP-binding cassette domain-containing protein produces the protein MITLHQVTKRFSQFDAIKSVSLTIQKGEIHGIIGASGAGKSTLLRIMNLLEIPDEGKVEVNGQFLTELASKDLRLARQSIGMIFQHFNLVSNKTIFDNVAVPLELAKIPRQTRHSRVMECLRFVGLESLQNKYPSQLSGGQKQRVAIARALANRPKVLLCDEPTSSLDPNTTAEILSVLQDINKSLGVTIVIVSHEMEVIKSICHRVTVMADGQVYDTLVNEPKGLQSLNSNPAWFVEQLKKESDSNNA, from the coding sequence ATGATTACATTACATCAAGTGACGAAAAGATTTTCCCAATTTGATGCGATTAAGTCGGTTTCTCTAACCATCCAAAAAGGAGAAATTCATGGAATCATTGGAGCAAGTGGAGCTGGGAAGTCTACTTTGTTGCGAATAATGAATTTATTGGAGATACCTGATGAGGGTAAAGTGGAAGTGAATGGACAATTCTTAACAGAATTGGCTAGTAAAGACCTTCGACTAGCACGTCAATCGATTGGGATGATCTTTCAACATTTTAATTTAGTGTCCAATAAAACGATCTTTGACAATGTTGCTGTTCCGTTAGAGCTAGCAAAAATCCCACGGCAAACTCGCCATAGCCGTGTTATGGAATGCCTAAGATTTGTTGGATTGGAGAGTTTACAGAATAAATATCCTTCCCAATTAAGTGGCGGACAAAAACAACGTGTTGCCATTGCAAGGGCTTTAGCAAATCGTCCCAAAGTGTTGTTATGTGATGAACCAACCTCCTCCCTTGATCCGAATACAACGGCAGAGATTCTTTCTGTATTACAAGATATAAATAAAAGTCTAGGTGTAACCATTGTCATCGTCAGTCACGAGATGGAAGTGATCAAGAGTATCTGTCATCGGGTAACGGTTATGGCAGATGGTCAAGTCTATGATACATTGGTTAATGAACCAAAAGGGTTACAAAGCTTGAATAGTAATCCAGCTTGGTTTGTAGAACAACTAAAAAAGGAAAGTGATAGCAACAATGCCTGA
- a CDS encoding N-acetyltransferase: protein MNVEIRLVNEKEAPIVHKLMLDAFEEYRLLEVPSSALNESLDSLLNVLENGSQNALLCIVNGEPLGSSRFTIKGDSLYFSRLSVTPHARGKGIAKAILLWLEKYANENGKLKMKCRVRASLPKNISLYKAMGYSVSKEEVVINPNGFPVKTVVMEKNLEPNDGQ, encoded by the coding sequence ATGAATGTAGAAATAAGGTTAGTAAATGAGAAAGAAGCTCCAATTGTTCATAAGCTTATGTTAGATGCGTTTGAAGAATATCGATTACTTGAAGTTCCTTCAAGTGCATTAAATGAATCATTAGATTCTTTACTAAATGTACTTGAAAACGGTTCACAAAATGCCTTATTGTGCATCGTAAATGGTGAGCCCTTAGGTTCCTCAAGATTTACAATTAAAGGTGATTCATTATACTTTTCAAGATTATCTGTAACACCACACGCAAGAGGAAAGGGGATTGCTAAAGCTATATTATTGTGGCTTGAGAAATATGCTAATGAAAATGGAAAACTGAAAATGAAATGCCGAGTTCGGGCTTCGTTACCTAAAAATATAAGTTTATACAAGGCGATGGGATATAGTGTTTCTAAAGAAGAAGTTGTCATCAATCCTAATGGTTTCCCTGTTAAAACAGTAGTTATGGAAAAGAACTTGGAACCTAACGATGGGCAATAG
- a CDS encoding sigma-70 family RNA polymerase sigma factor has product MESFEQLAEQYKPMINKIIHTLHIYKDQEELYQLGLIALWEASRRFDEGKGRLASYAYMYIKGYLLMELKKRRKDAERNLYPSEEFWSIIVDHSSLCPLEEETLRSYCSGLTPNQTKWVIYSALYCLSISEMAALEKVSVSAVKGWRAGAREKIEKVIMD; this is encoded by the coding sequence ATGGAAAGCTTTGAGCAGTTAGCCGAACAGTATAAGCCAATGATCAATAAAATCATTCACACATTACACATTTATAAGGACCAAGAAGAACTTTACCAGCTGGGGCTTATTGCCCTCTGGGAAGCCTCCCGCCGCTTTGACGAGGGGAAGGGGAGGCTTGCCAGCTATGCTTACATGTATATTAAAGGGTATCTGCTTATGGAACTGAAGAAACGCCGCAAGGACGCGGAAAGAAATCTTTATCCAAGCGAAGAGTTTTGGAGCATCATTGTAGATCACTCTTCCCTTTGCCCATTAGAAGAAGAAACGCTTCGCTCATATTGCTCTGGCCTTACACCCAACCAAACAAAATGGGTCATCTATTCGGCCCTTTATTGCCTATCTATAAGTGAGATGGCCGCATTGGAGAAAGTGTCTGTTTCTGCCGTAAAAGGCTGGCGCGCCGGGGCTCGTGAAAAAATAGAAAAGGTAATAATGGACTAG
- a CDS encoding HD domain-containing protein encodes MLNEVAGIKIPDTILARNAQDILREHGGDLLWNHSNRAFLFGAITGKRANKKFDLELLYISALFHDLGLTKEYSSPDLRFEVDGANAARSFLLHYQVPEESIRLVWDAVALHTTVGIAEHKESEVSLLNSGVSLDVVGKGFEQFPVDLIEEIIKAFPRNNFKQDMIPAFYEGFKHKPETTYGNMNSDVIKFFEPNYKQKNYCELLLHSPWKD; translated from the coding sequence ATGCTTAATGAAGTTGCAGGTATTAAAATTCCGGATACTATATTAGCAAGGAATGCACAAGATATTTTAAGAGAACACGGAGGTGATTTATTATGGAACCATTCAAATCGTGCATTTCTATTTGGTGCCATTACCGGTAAAAGAGCCAATAAGAAATTTGATTTAGAGTTACTATATATCAGTGCATTATTCCATGATTTAGGGTTAACAAAGGAGTATAGTAGTCCAGATTTACGGTTTGAAGTAGATGGTGCAAATGCCGCAAGAAGCTTTTTGCTACATTATCAAGTTCCAGAAGAGTCGATCCGTCTTGTTTGGGATGCAGTGGCATTGCATACAACAGTTGGTATAGCGGAACATAAAGAATCTGAAGTATCATTACTGAACTCAGGTGTATCTTTAGATGTGGTTGGGAAAGGTTTTGAACAATTTCCAGTTGATTTGATAGAAGAAATTATAAAAGCATTCCCACGTAATAATTTCAAACAAGATATGATTCCTGCTTTCTATGAAGGTTTTAAGCACAAACCAGAAACCACCTATGGTAATATGAATTCTGATGTCATTAAATTCTTTGAACCGAACTATAAACAAAAAAATTACTGTGAATTGTTATTACACTCACCCTGGAAAGATTAA
- a CDS encoding MetQ/NlpA family ABC transporter substrate-binding protein → MKKLLLLLTLLLLTLAGCGQKNETSEKETTQNKEKEEVTIKVASLIPPMTNIVEIAKTKLAKEGIHLELVVLGDNVQPNSALAAGEVDANFFQHVPYMEEFNRNNNAELVPVKPIYFANYGVYSKEFNSMDKLPEGAVIAIANDVSNIDRSLSLLAQHGVITLEKKTGPYYTKANIKDNPKGYKFEEVDLLMLARMYDDADAVVMTPAYAAPLGLTPKSDALLTEGVENDFAITLVARKDNADSEAIQKLAKAMTSKEVREFLEKNYDETAIPAFE, encoded by the coding sequence ATGAAAAAATTATTACTTTTACTAACCTTATTACTTCTCACTTTAGCTGGTTGCGGTCAAAAGAATGAAACCAGCGAAAAAGAAACAACACAAAATAAGGAGAAAGAAGAAGTGACCATCAAAGTCGCTTCATTAATACCACCAATGACGAACATTGTTGAAATTGCAAAAACAAAACTTGCAAAAGAAGGCATTCATCTTGAGTTAGTTGTACTTGGTGATAATGTCCAGCCAAATAGTGCCCTTGCAGCAGGGGAAGTGGATGCAAACTTCTTTCAACATGTTCCCTATATGGAGGAATTTAACCGAAACAATAACGCAGAATTAGTGCCGGTTAAACCTATATATTTTGCCAACTATGGTGTATATTCAAAAGAATTCAATTCAATGGATAAATTACCTGAAGGGGCTGTCATTGCCATTGCCAATGATGTTTCCAACATTGATCGTTCATTATCATTGTTAGCTCAACATGGTGTCATAACGTTAGAGAAAAAAACGGGGCCATATTATACAAAAGCAAATATTAAAGATAACCCAAAAGGATATAAATTTGAAGAAGTAGATTTGTTAATGTTAGCGAGAATGTATGACGATGCCGATGCAGTCGTGATGACGCCTGCTTATGCCGCACCGCTAGGATTGACACCAAAAAGTGATGCTCTTCTAACGGAAGGCGTTGAAAATGATTTTGCGATTACTCTCGTTGCACGTAAGGATAATGCGGACTCAGAGGCCATTCAAAAGCTAGCAAAAGCGATGACAAGCAAGGAAGTACGTGAATTTTTAGAAAAAAATTATGATGAAACAGCTATTCCAGCGTTTGAATAA
- a CDS encoding NAD(P)-dependent oxidoreductase: MAKELADAQVFITGATGYIGALLAKRLLAEGCQVHILVRSTSKTNLLDPIIDNLIVHVFDGSYESVCQAIQKAKPDLVFHLASFASVTIEASDIEHMIDSNVLLGTFLSEAMGHYGVENIINTSSYSQHYGQQSYLPNSLYAATKQAFEDILLYYSKFHNVNVINLVLFDNFGPNDPRNKIMNLINRAMREGYVLPMSPGEQLLDLLYIDNVIDAFIVAASYLVEGRGKGFERYAVSSGKPIKLKDLVQLVGQTAGKKISVGWGDLEYRPGEIMIPWSKGEILPGWKPRISLVEGILLFLQDNDDKRWEGENG, translated from the coding sequence ATGGCTAAAGAGTTAGCAGATGCTCAAGTTTTCATTACTGGAGCCACAGGATATATTGGCGCGCTCCTAGCCAAGAGATTGCTAGCCGAAGGATGTCAAGTGCATATTCTAGTAAGATCAACATCAAAAACGAACCTGCTGGATCCTATAATTGATAACTTAATTGTCCATGTTTTTGATGGGAGCTATGAATCGGTTTGTCAAGCCATTCAAAAAGCGAAGCCTGACCTTGTCTTTCATTTAGCTTCTTTTGCCTCCGTTACGATTGAGGCAAGCGACATTGAACATATGATTGACAGTAATGTGTTATTGGGTACGTTTCTTTCTGAAGCTATGGGCCATTATGGGGTCGAAAATATCATCAATACCAGTTCCTATTCCCAACATTATGGTCAACAGTCCTATCTACCTAATAGTTTATATGCAGCAACTAAACAAGCCTTCGAAGATATCCTCCTTTACTATTCCAAATTTCATAACGTTAATGTAATAAACCTCGTATTATTTGATAACTTTGGCCCTAATGACCCAAGGAATAAGATCATGAATTTAATTAACAGAGCCATGAGGGAAGGGTACGTTCTCCCCATGTCACCAGGTGAACAGCTCTTAGACCTATTGTATATAGATAATGTGATTGATGCATTCATTGTAGCAGCCTCCTATTTAGTTGAAGGGAGAGGAAAAGGATTTGAAAGATACGCTGTCAGTAGTGGTAAGCCTATCAAGTTAAAAGATCTTGTGCAGCTAGTTGGGCAAACAGCTGGTAAGAAAATTTCCGTAGGATGGGGAGACCTTGAGTATCGGCCTGGAGAAATAATGATTCCATGGTCAAAGGGAGAGATACTACCTGGCTGGAAGCCTCGTATTTCATTAGTAGAGGGAATTTTATTATTCCTGCAAGACAACGATGATAAAAGATGGGAAGGGGAAAATGGATGA
- the rfbF gene encoding glucose-1-phosphate cytidylyltransferase: protein MKIVILAGGFGTRLSEETLKKPKPLVEIGSMPILWHIMKIYSSYGFNDFIICLGYKGQMIKEYFMEYTLNQADVTIDLSNESKSFEIKRKNIEPWKITLVETGLDTMTGGRVKRIQPYIEDQTFMLTYGDGLSNVNILELLEFHKLHGKMATVTAVQPEGRFGSLAISENNTIKEFIEKPQGDGNWINGGFFVLEPAVFHFISGDSSVFETDVLPKVAGEQQLVAYKHHGFWKPMDSLNDRNQLDNLWKTGNPPWKVW, encoded by the coding sequence ATGAAAATTGTCATTTTAGCTGGAGGCTTTGGAACCAGATTAAGTGAAGAAACACTCAAGAAGCCGAAGCCTTTAGTAGAAATAGGTAGTATGCCAATATTATGGCATATTATGAAAATCTACTCTTCCTATGGCTTTAATGATTTCATCATTTGTCTTGGCTACAAGGGTCAAATGATTAAAGAGTATTTCATGGAATATACGTTAAACCAAGCAGATGTCACTATTGATCTATCTAATGAATCAAAATCATTTGAGATTAAAAGAAAAAATATCGAGCCTTGGAAGATCACGTTGGTGGAAACTGGATTAGATACCATGACAGGGGGGAGAGTGAAAAGGATTCAACCATATATAGAGGATCAAACATTTATGCTGACGTATGGTGATGGGCTATCAAATGTAAATATTTTAGAACTGCTGGAATTCCATAAACTACATGGAAAAATGGCAACTGTAACTGCCGTGCAGCCAGAAGGAAGATTTGGTTCGCTGGCGATTAGCGAGAACAACACAATAAAGGAGTTTATTGAAAAACCACAAGGGGATGGAAACTGGATTAATGGAGGTTTCTTTGTTCTCGAACCAGCTGTGTTTCATTTTATCAGTGGTGATAGTTCTGTTTTTGAAACGGATGTTCTACCAAAGGTGGCAGGAGAGCAACAGTTAGTCGCCTATAAACATCATGGGTTTTGGAAACCAATGGATTCTCTTAACGATCGAAATCAATTAGACAACCTGTGGAAAACTGGAAATCCACCGTGGAAGGTATGGTAG
- the rfbG gene encoding CDP-glucose 4,6-dehydratase, with protein MINRSFWQGKRVFLTGHTGFKGSWLSLWLSQMGAKVTGYALAPATIPSLFEVCQVNKLVDSHIGDISDFAKLSSLLDETNPDIVIHMAAQPFVGESYNDPVGTFQTNVMGTVHLFEAIRLAVQKGSNIKAVVNVTTDKCYDNKEWVWGYRETDSLGGKDPYSASKACSELVTNSYRESFFPPSKIAEHGVAVASARAGNVIGGGDWSTERLIPQCLDSLLTNKPIFLRRPNAIRPWQHVLEPLSGYLLVAEKLYEQGELFAQPWNFGPDFDDCQPVGLVVDRVKNLWGGKLQVEKYQQPLYQESDLLMLDCAKSKSLLGWQPVWRLDRALEKIVEWHKAHEKNDNILTISIQQIEQFMIEQGSRNHSNG; from the coding sequence ATGATAAATCGCTCATTTTGGCAAGGGAAGCGAGTTTTTCTGACAGGTCATACAGGATTTAAAGGATCCTGGTTAAGTTTATGGTTATCACAAATGGGAGCAAAGGTTACAGGGTATGCGTTAGCACCTGCCACCATTCCCAGTTTATTTGAAGTATGTCAGGTAAATAAATTAGTAGATTCACATATTGGGGATATTTCCGATTTCGCAAAGTTAAGCAGCCTTCTGGATGAAACGAATCCGGATATCGTTATTCATATGGCTGCCCAACCTTTTGTTGGGGAATCCTACAATGATCCCGTCGGTACCTTCCAAACGAATGTAATGGGAACCGTACATTTGTTTGAAGCTATTCGATTAGCCGTTCAAAAAGGGAGCAACATTAAAGCGGTTGTGAATGTAACAACGGACAAATGCTATGACAACAAAGAGTGGGTCTGGGGGTATCGCGAAACAGATTCATTGGGAGGCAAAGATCCCTATTCTGCAAGCAAAGCATGCTCCGAGTTGGTAACAAATTCGTATCGTGAATCATTCTTTCCACCATCAAAAATAGCCGAACACGGTGTCGCAGTTGCCTCTGCTCGGGCAGGTAATGTTATTGGCGGAGGAGATTGGTCAACCGAGCGTCTCATTCCGCAGTGCTTGGATTCTCTTTTGACAAACAAGCCTATTTTTCTAAGACGACCAAATGCCATCAGGCCTTGGCAGCATGTACTAGAGCCTTTAAGTGGGTACCTATTAGTAGCAGAAAAATTATATGAACAAGGAGAATTATTTGCCCAACCATGGAATTTTGGGCCAGATTTTGATGATTGCCAACCTGTAGGTCTAGTCGTTGATCGAGTTAAGAATCTATGGGGAGGCAAGCTGCAGGTTGAAAAATATCAGCAGCCATTATATCAAGAATCAGATTTACTTATGTTAGATTGTGCTAAATCAAAAAGTTTGCTAGGCTGGCAACCGGTGTGGCGGTTAGATCGAGCATTGGAGAAAATAGTGGAATGGCATAAAGCACATGAGAAAAATGACAACATCCTTACGATCTCTATACAGCAAATCGAACAATTTATGATCGAACAAGGATCTAGGAACCATTCAAATGGCTAA